A window of the candidate division KSB1 bacterium genome harbors these coding sequences:
- a CDS encoding slipin family protein has translation MQPFIIVIVIAFFLLLSAIKILREYERGVIFRLGRLVGARGPGIFLIIPFVDRMVKVSLRTVAMDVPPQDVITRDNVSVKVNAVLYFRVMDPAKAVVEVEDYLFATSQLAQTTLRSVLGQAELDELLSARDKINRELQQIIDHQTDPWGIKVSMVEVKHVDLPVEMQRAMARQAEAERERRAKVINAEGEFQASRKLADAAKVIASEPMAMQLRFLQTLTTIASENNSTTVFPLPIELVKPFLEAEKKRRR, from the coding sequence ATGCAACCGTTCATCATCGTCATCGTCATTGCCTTCTTCCTGCTGCTGAGTGCCATCAAGATTTTGCGCGAGTACGAACGAGGCGTGATCTTTCGCCTTGGGCGGCTGGTGGGCGCCCGTGGCCCCGGCATCTTCTTGATCATCCCGTTTGTGGACCGAATGGTGAAAGTGAGTCTCCGTACCGTCGCCATGGACGTGCCGCCGCAAGACGTCATCACGCGGGACAACGTGTCGGTGAAAGTGAACGCAGTTCTCTACTTCCGCGTCATGGACCCTGCTAAGGCAGTGGTGGAAGTGGAAGACTACCTTTTCGCCACCTCTCAGCTGGCGCAAACCACCCTGCGCAGCGTGCTCGGGCAGGCTGAGTTGGACGAGCTTCTCTCTGCGCGCGACAAGATCAACCGCGAGCTGCAGCAGATCATCGATCACCAGACCGACCCCTGGGGCATCAAGGTCTCCATGGTGGAGGTCAAGCACGTCGACCTGCCGGTGGAGATGCAGCGCGCCATGGCCCGGCAGGCAGAGGCTGAGCGCGAGCGGCGCGCCAAGGTGATCAACGCCGAGGGCGAATTCCAGGCATCCAGAAAGCTCGCCGACGCCGCCAAAGTGATCGCCTCGGAGCCGATGGCCATGCAGCTGCGCTTCCTGCAGACGCTTACCACCATCGCCTCGGAGAACAATTCCACGACCGTTTTCCCGCTTCCCATCGAACTCGTAAAGCCATTCCTCGAAGCGGAGAAGAAGCGAAGGCGATAG
- a CDS encoding aminotransferase class V-fold PLP-dependent enzyme has protein sequence MLSDEDIEQYRREFPIVPEYAYLNHASNAPESRRVQERIQAHLRDCEYGDLKEEAWHEYAEKTRQHLAGLIHTHPDEVTFVQSVTAAAAVVAQALRLQPGDNVVTPVNQFPANIYPWLNLQNLGVEIRLVRLLRDGSLDALAEAIDRRTRLVSICFVEYDDGWRHDLAEVGRLCRERNALFFVDGTQGVGALHFDVREIGADFVAVNGVKWLMGPWGQGMLYVRKELLPALFTPTLGWLSVENPAAFTDITQPFRQSARRFEGGCQNLLGIAGLGASVEMLLEVGIPSIEERLLWLTALAASLVAERGYEVVTQMVDGHRSGILSFRHPTVEAGVIYAKLLKEKVVTSERNGLLRISPHFYNNAQDIERLVAALP, from the coding sequence ATGCTTTCCGACGAGGACATCGAACAGTATCGGCGTGAATTCCCCATAGTGCCGGAATATGCGTATCTCAATCATGCCTCCAACGCACCAGAGTCGCGGCGTGTGCAAGAGAGAATCCAGGCGCACCTGCGCGACTGTGAGTACGGCGACCTGAAAGAAGAGGCGTGGCACGAGTACGCAGAAAAGACCCGACAGCACCTGGCGGGGCTCATCCACACTCATCCCGACGAGGTCACTTTTGTTCAGAGCGTGACGGCAGCGGCCGCCGTTGTGGCCCAGGCACTGCGCCTGCAGCCGGGGGACAACGTGGTCACCCCGGTCAATCAGTTCCCCGCGAACATCTACCCTTGGCTGAACCTGCAAAATCTCGGGGTGGAAATTCGCCTCGTCCGGCTTCTTCGCGACGGCTCGCTCGATGCCCTGGCAGAGGCCATCGACCGCCGCACCAGGCTAGTCAGCATCTGCTTCGTCGAATACGATGACGGCTGGCGGCATGACCTCGCTGAGGTGGGTCGCCTGTGTCGCGAAAGGAATGCCCTCTTCTTTGTAGACGGGACCCAAGGCGTAGGTGCGCTCCACTTTGATGTGCGAGAAATAGGTGCCGACTTTGTCGCCGTCAACGGCGTCAAGTGGCTGATGGGCCCCTGGGGGCAAGGGATGCTCTACGTGCGCAAAGAGCTCCTCCCCGCCCTCTTCACTCCTACGCTCGGTTGGCTGAGCGTGGAAAATCCGGCCGCATTCACGGACATAACGCAGCCGTTCAGGCAGTCGGCGCGCCGATTCGAAGGGGGATGCCAAAACCTGCTGGGCATTGCCGGCCTGGGTGCCAGCGTGGAGATGTTGTTAGAAGTCGGCATCCCATCTATTGAAGAGCGGCTCCTCTGGCTCACCGCTTTAGCGGCTTCGTTGGTAGCGGAGAGGGGCTACGAGGTGGTCACCCAGATGGTAGATGGCCACCGCTCGGGGATTCTCAGCTTCCGGCACCCCACTGTGGAGGCAGGGGTCATCTACGCGAAGCTGCTCAAGGAAAAGGTGGTGACCTCTGAGCGCAATGGGCTGCTCCGGATCTCGCCGCACTTTTACAACAACGCGCAGGACATCGAGCGGCTGGTAGCGGCCTTGCCGTAG
- the radA gene encoding DNA repair protein RadA produces the protein MKKQKSRFVCQSCGYVSPKWLGRCTECGAWNSFVEERVVPQPARAQRAPATPVSKPLRLSEVEVTEEIRLCTPFTEFNRVLGGGIVPGSVILVGGDPGIGKSTLMLQQAMALAGPDRPVLYVSGEESARQTKMRADRLGPSTEHVYVLAETNLDAVLEAGEEVQPGLVVIDSIQTMYKPLFESAPGSISQVRECALELITLAKRSAIPIFLIGHVTKEGYIAGPKTLEHMVDTLLLFEGDRDHMYRVLRAVKNRFGSTREIGVFEMTEKGLVEVTNPSAFFLSERRGDASGSAVGCILEGTRPILVEIQALVAPSSFGVPQRTSSGVDPRRVALLLAVLEKRVGLRLGTFDVFVNVAGGVRLDEPAADLGIAVAIASSMQNKVVDPKAIVVGEVGLGGEVRAVAHLDKRLAEAQRMGFQRAVVPHSSMRATRRVAGVTVKGVERIEQALKELLT, from the coding sequence ATAAAGAAGCAGAAGAGCAGATTCGTCTGTCAATCGTGTGGCTATGTCTCGCCCAAATGGCTGGGCCGGTGCACCGAATGTGGGGCCTGGAACAGCTTCGTGGAGGAGAGAGTTGTCCCTCAGCCGGCCCGTGCTCAGCGTGCGCCCGCCACTCCGGTGAGCAAACCGCTCCGCCTCTCAGAAGTCGAGGTCACCGAGGAGATCCGGCTTTGCACCCCCTTCACTGAATTCAACCGTGTGTTAGGCGGAGGAATCGTGCCGGGATCGGTCATCCTGGTGGGTGGCGACCCAGGGATCGGCAAGTCGACGCTTATGCTCCAGCAGGCCATGGCACTGGCTGGCCCTGATCGCCCGGTCCTCTACGTGTCGGGCGAAGAGTCCGCCCGCCAGACCAAGATGCGCGCCGATCGCCTTGGGCCCTCCACAGAGCACGTCTACGTGCTGGCCGAGACAAACTTGGACGCGGTGCTGGAGGCAGGAGAGGAAGTGCAGCCTGGTCTGGTGGTCATCGACTCCATTCAGACCATGTACAAGCCGCTCTTCGAGAGTGCCCCGGGGAGCATTAGCCAGGTGCGGGAGTGCGCGCTGGAGCTCATCACGCTGGCCAAGAGGAGTGCCATACCCATCTTTCTCATCGGCCATGTAACCAAGGAAGGTTACATTGCCGGGCCAAAGACTCTGGAACACATGGTCGACACCCTGCTCTTGTTCGAGGGCGACCGCGACCACATGTACCGCGTCCTGCGCGCGGTGAAGAATCGTTTCGGCTCGACGCGGGAAATCGGCGTCTTCGAGATGACCGAAAAGGGGCTGGTCGAAGTGACAAACCCCTCGGCCTTCTTCCTCTCCGAGCGACGCGGCGATGCCAGCGGCAGTGCGGTCGGGTGCATCCTGGAAGGGACCAGGCCAATCCTGGTGGAGATTCAGGCCTTGGTTGCACCCAGCAGTTTTGGCGTGCCGCAGCGCACCAGCTCGGGTGTTGACCCCCGCAGGGTGGCACTGCTGCTTGCGGTGCTGGAAAAGAGGGTTGGGCTCCGTCTGGGCACCTTTGATGTCTTCGTGAACGTGGCTGGCGGGGTGCGCTTGGATGAGCCTGCCGCAGACCTGGGCATCGCTGTGGCCATTGCTTCGAGCATGCAGAACAAGGTGGTCGATCCTAAGGCAATAGTCGTGGGCGAGGTCGGCCTGGGTGGAGAGGTACGTGCCGTGGCCCACCTGGACAAGCGCCTGGCCGAGGCGCAGCGCATGGGGTTCCAGCGCGCCGTCGTTCCGCATTCAAGCATGCGCGCCACACGACGCGTGGCCGGTGTCACCGTCAAGGGCGTCGAGCGGATCGAACAGGCGCTCAAAGAGCTGCTCACTTAG
- the tgt gene encoding tRNA guanosine(34) transglycosylase Tgt, which translates to MRFTIAKKDPSSAARTGVLHLAHGEVETPAFMPVGTQGTVKTLSPDDLVACGAQIILSNTYHLYLRPGVELVRKAGGIQRFAAWYRPVLTDSGGYQVFSLAELRKVTQEGVRFQSHLDGSYPFFTPELVVELQRALGSDIAMVLDECTPYPCEWGYARSSMDMTVRWAERSKKRWQETTPLFSFEQSLFAIVQGSTYADLRGECCDRLVGLDFPGYAIGGVSVGEPKTALYEVTELCAQQLPPEKPRYLMGVGKPEDLIRCVAMGIDLFDCVIPTRNGRNGTVFTRRGPLVVKNATCSEDFRPIDDDCDCYACRTFSRAYIRHLFQAEEILALRLATIHNLTFYLRLMAEMRAAIAEERLEAWSRSFLAEYLSGADESEPNGRRMT; encoded by the coding sequence GTGCGCTTCACCATCGCGAAGAAAGACCCGAGTTCGGCCGCACGCACCGGAGTGCTGCACCTGGCCCATGGCGAGGTGGAGACCCCCGCCTTTATGCCGGTGGGAACGCAGGGAACGGTCAAGACCTTGTCGCCAGATGACCTGGTCGCCTGCGGTGCCCAGATCATTCTCAGCAACACGTACCACCTCTATCTGCGCCCCGGCGTGGAGCTGGTGCGGAAAGCAGGGGGCATCCAGCGTTTCGCCGCGTGGTACCGCCCGGTGCTCACCGACAGCGGCGGCTACCAGGTCTTTAGCCTCGCCGAGTTGCGCAAGGTCACCCAGGAGGGAGTGCGCTTCCAATCGCACCTTGATGGCTCCTATCCCTTCTTCACCCCGGAACTGGTGGTGGAGCTACAGCGCGCCCTGGGCTCAGACATTGCGATGGTGTTGGACGAGTGCACGCCATACCCATGTGAGTGGGGCTACGCACGAAGCTCTATGGACATGACCGTACGCTGGGCAGAGAGGAGCAAGAAGCGCTGGCAGGAGACCACTCCGCTCTTTTCCTTCGAGCAGAGTCTCTTTGCCATTGTCCAGGGGAGCACCTACGCCGACCTGCGCGGAGAGTGTTGCGATCGCCTAGTTGGGCTCGATTTCCCCGGCTACGCCATCGGCGGCGTGTCCGTGGGCGAGCCCAAGACCGCGCTGTACGAGGTCACGGAACTGTGTGCCCAGCAGCTCCCGCCGGAAAAGCCGCGCTATCTGATGGGCGTGGGCAAGCCTGAAGATCTGATTCGATGCGTGGCAATGGGCATCGACCTTTTCGACTGTGTGATACCCACGCGCAACGGGCGTAACGGCACGGTGTTTACCCGTCGCGGTCCCCTGGTGGTCAAGAACGCAACGTGCAGCGAGGATTTCCGTCCCATCGACGACGACTGCGACTGCTACGCGTGTCGCACCTTCAGTCGGGCCTACATTCGCCACCTGTTCCAGGCGGAGGAAATCCTCGCTCTGCGGCTGGCTACGATCCACAACCTAACCTTCTACCTGCGACTCATGGCGGAAATGCGAGCAGCAATCGCCGAAGAGAGGTTGGAGGCCTGGAGCAGGAGCTTCTTGGCAGAATACCTCTCCGGCGCGGACGAAAGCGAACCAAACGGAAGGAGGATGACGTGA
- the yajC gene encoding preprotein translocase subunit YajC: MTAFLPALMLSASGSAGTKPAMGMFLWIFLLILIMYFFFIRPQAKRQKEVRQMLASIQKGDRVLTVGGIYGVVVGEKEQENIVILKIAENVKVEVAKDRIVHKA, translated from the coding sequence GTGACTGCTTTTCTCCCTGCGCTCATGCTGAGCGCATCCGGGTCGGCAGGCACCAAGCCTGCCATGGGCATGTTTCTTTGGATCTTTTTGCTGATCCTCATCATGTACTTTTTCTTCATCCGTCCGCAGGCAAAGCGGCAGAAGGAAGTGCGCCAGATGTTGGCGAGCATCCAGAAGGGCGACCGCGTGCTGACGGTGGGCGGCATCTACGGCGTCGTGGTCGGCGAAAAGGAGCAGGAGAACATCGTCATCCTGAAGATTGCCGAAAACGTGAAGGTCGAGGTGGCCAAGGACAGGATCGTGCACAAGGCGTGA
- the fmt gene encoding methionyl-tRNA formyltransferase has product MNALRIVFFGTPEFAVPSLEALPQSRHRVVAVVTTPDRERGRGLSLQPSQVKLCASRHQLPLLQPELLNDPVFLAELRRCAADLFVVVAFRILPPEVFTMPPKGTVNLHASLLPKYRGAAPINWAIINGERETGVTTFFIEEKVDTGAIILQRQLPIGPDETAGQLHDRLALAGAELLVETVDLIADGRAVPKPQQGEASRAPKIVREMCEIDWRKTAVQVHNLVRGLCPFPGAFTYLEGKLLKVYRTQVVKPYGHGKRPGQVARVDRKGGIIHVATGEGVLALLEVQPEGKRRMTTEEFLQGHALQAGTILGKSV; this is encoded by the coding sequence ATGAATGCACTGAGGATAGTCTTCTTCGGCACGCCGGAGTTTGCGGTGCCTTCATTGGAGGCACTCCCCCAGAGCCGGCATCGGGTGGTCGCAGTGGTCACCACCCCGGACCGGGAGCGGGGGCGTGGCCTCAGTTTGCAGCCGTCTCAGGTGAAACTTTGCGCCAGTCGCCACCAGTTGCCGCTCCTGCAACCGGAATTGCTCAATGACCCAGTCTTTTTGGCAGAGCTGCGGCGTTGTGCGGCGGACCTGTTCGTTGTGGTTGCCTTCCGCATTCTGCCGCCAGAAGTCTTTACTATGCCGCCCAAGGGAACGGTGAACCTGCACGCCTCTCTCCTTCCGAAATACCGAGGGGCTGCTCCCATCAACTGGGCGATCATCAACGGCGAACGAGAGACCGGGGTCACCACTTTCTTCATCGAGGAAAAGGTAGACACCGGGGCCATCATCCTGCAAAGGCAGCTGCCCATCGGGCCGGATGAGACTGCGGGCCAATTGCACGATCGTCTGGCACTGGCCGGCGCCGAGCTGCTGGTGGAGACTGTGGACCTCATTGCCGACGGCCGTGCCGTGCCCAAGCCGCAGCAGGGAGAAGCATCCCGCGCGCCGAAGATCGTCCGCGAAATGTGCGAGATCGACTGGCGCAAAACCGCTGTGCAGGTGCACAATTTGGTGCGCGGTCTCTGCCCCTTCCCGGGCGCGTTCACATATCTGGAAGGCAAGCTACTCAAGGTGTATCGGACGCAGGTGGTGAAGCCCTACGGGCACGGCAAGCGCCCCGGCCAAGTTGCGCGTGTTGACCGAAAGGGTGGCATCATCCATGTGGCCACGGGCGAAGGAGTATTGGCCCTCTTGGAAGTCCAGCCGGAAGGGAAAAGGCGGATGACCACCGAGGAGTTCCTGCAGGGTCACGCCCTGCAAGCTGGAACAATCTTAGGCAAGAGCGTATAG
- the rsmB gene encoding 16S rRNA (cytosine(967)-C(5))-methyltransferase RsmB, with protein sequence MMRARNGRASQATARPNLARRQTSSPREVAVNVLRQWHEGQGRLDLLLDHALLRSPLTPRDRALATELVNGTCRWLGTIHWLLDRLFHRGLKSCPTSILPILETGLYQLLALDRVPDYAAVDQAVQLAQQVAGKNWAGVVNGVLRSFIRQRESIPWPSIEADPVKGISTRYSHPAWLVRRWVKRYGIEETIQLCQANNLTPPVTIRVNRLRAEPEEILASLGKDIEAVPSPFDENFIVVRSHQVELRRMDILREGKCSVQDVSAGLPARLLAASPESTVLDLCAAPGGKATYVAELTADQARIIAADISKLRTRLTAENCARLSLKHVHPVVADGKWPAVREVTHVLLDAPCTGFGVLGKRADLRWQRRESDIPMLVALQRQLLSSAANLLPVGGSVVYATCTIEPEENEQVVQHFLDTHPGFVLDHGAQFVLPELVDEAGYVRTSHHHGIDGSFAARLVRRS encoded by the coding sequence ATGATGAGAGCACGTAACGGTCGGGCCTCACAGGCTACCGCCAGGCCCAACTTGGCGCGACGGCAAACCAGTTCGCCGCGCGAGGTGGCAGTGAACGTGCTGCGCCAGTGGCACGAGGGGCAGGGTCGACTCGACCTGCTCCTGGACCACGCCCTGCTGCGCTCCCCCCTGACGCCGCGCGACCGGGCCCTGGCCACCGAATTGGTGAACGGCACCTGCCGCTGGCTCGGTACCATTCACTGGCTTCTGGATCGGCTGTTCCACAGAGGGCTGAAAAGTTGCCCGACATCCATACTGCCCATCCTGGAGACGGGCCTCTATCAGCTGCTCGCCCTTGACCGGGTTCCCGATTACGCGGCGGTGGACCAGGCCGTGCAACTGGCACAGCAGGTCGCTGGAAAGAACTGGGCCGGCGTGGTCAATGGCGTGTTGCGCTCGTTCATCCGTCAGAGAGAGAGCATCCCGTGGCCGAGCATCGAAGCCGACCCGGTGAAGGGCATAAGCACGCGCTATTCGCACCCTGCGTGGCTGGTGCGGCGCTGGGTAAAGCGCTACGGAATCGAGGAAACCATACAGCTCTGCCAGGCCAACAACTTGACGCCGCCGGTCACCATTCGGGTGAATCGTCTGCGCGCCGAGCCCGAGGAAATCCTGGCGAGTTTGGGTAAGGACATCGAGGCGGTGCCTTCGCCCTTCGATGAGAACTTTATCGTCGTGCGGAGCCACCAGGTGGAGCTGCGCCGCATGGACATCCTGCGAGAGGGCAAGTGCTCGGTGCAAGACGTGAGCGCCGGACTGCCCGCGCGCCTGCTCGCCGCCTCACCAGAGTCCACAGTCCTTGACCTTTGCGCTGCACCAGGTGGAAAAGCCACCTACGTGGCGGAACTAACTGCTGACCAGGCACGTATCATTGCGGCAGATATCAGTAAGCTGCGCACACGGCTGACTGCCGAAAACTGCGCGCGGCTGTCGTTGAAACACGTCCATCCCGTGGTGGCCGATGGCAAGTGGCCAGCGGTGCGCGAAGTCACCCACGTGCTCCTCGATGCACCATGCACGGGTTTTGGCGTGCTGGGCAAACGCGCCGACCTCCGCTGGCAGCGTCGCGAAAGCGATATCCCGATGCTTGTCGCCCTGCAACGGCAGCTCCTTAGCAGTGCCGCCAATTTGCTGCCGGTTGGGGGGAGCGTGGTCTATGCGACGTGTACCATCGAGCCGGAGGAGAATGAACAGGTGGTGCAGCACTTTTTGGACACTCACCCCGGCTTCGTGCTTGACCATGGGGCGCAGTTCGTGCTCCCAGAACTTGTTGACGAGGCAGGGTATGTGCGCACCTCCCACCACCATGGCATAGACGGCAGCTTCGCCGCGCGCCTGGTGCGGCGCTCTTAG
- a CDS encoding PASTA domain-containing protein has translation MISTALKRLAAGIGGLVLLYLVCDNVLMPLYTRHGQDVYVPEVVGLTYAGAQMRLSQQGFQIVKAGEQFDSEHEPGIVLSQNPEPGAPAKRGRRVYVIVSKGERFVTMPKLVGRSERSAALDLSAQGLVLRNIEYVFSPEYLSDVVCEQSIPKGQMVKQGTEVDIAVSLGPAPDQFVVPQLIGKSLAEATKVIQRAGLTLGAVRYQISDKLLPETIIDQSPAAGTAAVAGQTVDLVVSRLPE, from the coding sequence ATGATTTCCACTGCACTGAAACGGTTGGCCGCCGGCATCGGCGGGCTGGTCTTGCTGTACCTTGTCTGCGACAACGTCCTCATGCCCCTGTACACCCGGCACGGCCAGGATGTGTACGTGCCGGAGGTCGTGGGCCTCACCTATGCCGGCGCGCAGATGAGGCTGAGCCAGCAAGGCTTCCAAATAGTCAAGGCCGGGGAGCAGTTCGATAGCGAGCATGAGCCAGGGATTGTTCTTTCCCAGAATCCGGAGCCAGGGGCCCCGGCCAAGCGGGGCAGGCGGGTCTACGTCATCGTCAGCAAGGGGGAACGATTTGTGACCATGCCCAAGCTGGTAGGGCGTTCCGAGAGGAGTGCTGCGCTCGATCTGTCGGCCCAGGGTCTGGTGCTGCGCAATATCGAGTATGTCTTTTCCCCAGAGTACCTCAGCGACGTGGTGTGCGAACAATCGATCCCCAAAGGTCAGATGGTGAAGCAAGGCACTGAAGTGGACATTGCCGTGAGCCTCGGGCCGGCGCCGGACCAGTTCGTCGTCCCCCAGCTCATCGGCAAGTCCTTAGCCGAGGCGACGAAAGTGATCCAGCGCGCCGGGTTGACCTTGGGCGCGGTGCGTTACCAGATTTCGGACAAGCTGCTGCCCGAGACCATCATCGACCAGTCGCCGGCAGCAGGAACAGCGGCAGTGGCCGGCCAGACCGTCGACTTGGTGGTCAGCCGCCTGCCAGAGTAG
- a CDS encoding cold shock domain-containing protein, translating into MRRGRVKWFDAAKGYGFIEDEHGQEVFVHFTAIQEERFRTLEQGGEVYFASVSGEKGPKAIKVIKVAASQ; encoded by the coding sequence ATGCGGCGAGGACGCGTGAAGTGGTTCGACGCCGCCAAGGGCTATGGGTTCATCGAAGACGAGCACGGGCAGGAAGTCTTTGTCCACTTCACCGCCATCCAGGAGGAACGCTTCCGCACCTTGGAGCAAGGTGGCGAGGTATACTTTGCCAGCGTCAGCGGCGAGAAGGGACCAAAGGCCATCAAGGTCATCAAAGTTGCGGCATCGCAGTAA
- the xerD gene encoding site-specific tyrosine recombinase XerD: MKQLVEEFLDYLVVERGMAHNTLLAYRHDIERYVDFLESKQVSRPDEVRPPMVTEFLEQLAAVGLCVTSVARNLSAIRMFHRFLVAEELAQTDPTETTRLPKRAQVLPTVLDQYEVERLLEQPDVAEPLGIRDRAILEFLYATGVRVSELVAVQLSDLLAQEGLVRVFGKGGKERIVPIGEQAIFWVQRYVSEARPRYAKLARSQNALFIGVRGNPMSRKAVWEIIKKYARAAGIRKEVSPHALRHSFATHLIEGGADLRAVQEMLGHADISTTQIYTHIDRQYLREVHRQYHPLEQRRRPHGATWAESETH, encoded by the coding sequence ATGAAGCAGCTCGTGGAAGAGTTCCTTGACTACCTGGTGGTCGAACGGGGGATGGCGCACAACACGCTTCTCGCCTATCGGCACGACATAGAAAGGTATGTGGATTTTCTCGAGAGCAAACAGGTGAGCAGGCCCGACGAGGTACGCCCCCCCATGGTGACCGAATTCTTGGAACAGTTGGCTGCGGTAGGCTTGTGCGTCACCTCAGTGGCCCGCAACCTTTCTGCGATCAGGATGTTCCATCGCTTCCTGGTCGCCGAGGAGCTCGCCCAAACTGACCCCACGGAAACGACGCGCCTGCCAAAGAGGGCACAAGTGCTCCCCACCGTGCTCGACCAGTACGAGGTGGAGCGCCTCCTGGAGCAGCCGGACGTCGCAGAACCGTTGGGTATCCGCGATCGGGCCATCCTTGAGTTCCTTTACGCAACAGGGGTGCGCGTTTCCGAGTTGGTGGCAGTGCAGCTTTCCGATCTCCTCGCGCAGGAAGGTTTAGTGCGCGTCTTTGGCAAAGGGGGCAAGGAACGCATCGTGCCAATTGGCGAGCAGGCCATCTTTTGGGTGCAGCGGTACGTGAGCGAGGCTCGTCCTCGCTACGCCAAGTTAGCACGTTCGCAGAATGCGCTCTTCATCGGTGTCCGTGGTAATCCGATGAGCAGGAAGGCGGTGTGGGAAATCATCAAGAAATACGCCCGGGCAGCAGGCATTCGCAAGGAGGTATCGCCGCACGCTCTGCGGCACAGCTTTGCCACGCATCTGATCGAAGGAGGAGCCGACCTCCGTGCGGTGCAAGAGATGCTGGGCCACGCGGACATCAGCACGACGCAGATCTACACGCACATCGACCGCCAGTATCTGCGCGAGGTTCATCGCCAGTACCACCCGCTGGAACAGCGACGACGCCCGCACGGCGCCACCTGGGCTGAGTCGGAGACGCATTGA
- a CDS encoding biotin--[acetyl-CoA-carboxylase] ligase, whose product MNLSPRVALDKARLATLLKTKHLGRAAQFFSSVASTNEVARELAQRGAPHGYLVSACAQTAGRGRAGRTWYSAPGAGLWFSLVLRPTLAPQRCGLISLAAALAVAEAIAKITGIKAQLKWPNDVLVAGKKLCGILAETELIGDRLKFAVLGVGINTNRAHAQRMPRHIQATATWLSDHTSTLPDEMALLASILGAVEKRWEELEAGHLARLLRAWRTRCMHLGKPVRIVEPHSTLQGVAEDIAEDGALLLRTASGELRAIVAGDCQLLPE is encoded by the coding sequence ATGAATCTCTCCCCACGCGTTGCACTGGACAAGGCAAGGCTTGCCACCCTGTTGAAGACCAAGCACCTCGGGCGGGCGGCACAGTTTTTCTCGTCCGTGGCCTCCACGAATGAGGTGGCACGGGAGCTGGCACAGCGAGGCGCACCACACGGCTACCTTGTCTCCGCCTGCGCGCAAACTGCTGGCCGTGGCCGCGCCGGCCGCACTTGGTACTCGGCGCCAGGCGCCGGCCTCTGGTTCTCCTTGGTGCTGCGCCCGACGCTTGCACCGCAACGCTGTGGCCTCATCTCTTTAGCAGCCGCACTGGCAGTGGCAGAAGCAATTGCCAAAATCACGGGTATCAAGGCACAGTTGAAGTGGCCCAACGACGTGCTCGTCGCTGGCAAGAAGCTTTGCGGAATCCTGGCCGAGACCGAGCTCATCGGCGACCGCCTCAAGTTCGCCGTGCTCGGTGTGGGCATCAACACGAACCGCGCGCATGCGCAACGCATGCCTCGGCACATCCAAGCGACGGCAACCTGGCTCAGCGACCACACGAGCACGCTTCCCGATGAGATGGCGCTGTTAGCTTCAATTCTTGGCGCCGTGGAGAAGAGGTGGGAAGAACTGGAGGCGGGTCATCTCGCGCGCCTGCTGCGCGCCTGGCGAACCAGATGCATGCACTTGGGCAAGCCCGTGCGGATCGTCGAGCCTCACTCAACGCTTCAGGGGGTGGCAGAAGACATCGCAGAGGACGGGGCTCTGCTCCTGCGAACGGCCTCCGGGGAGCTACGGGCGATCGTGGCAGGAGATTGCCAGCTCCTGCCTGAGTAA
- a CDS encoding type III pantothenate kinase, which translates to MLLAIDIGNTQVVTGLFQDDKFLHSWRFSSSVSRTADECWALLHSLAAADGLDLAQVKGSIISSVVPNLTLIIDAMIRERLHHEPIVVSARLDLGIKIHYDDPSTVGADRLCNAVGGYARYGGPLIIVDFGTATTFDVVSEEGDYLGGIIAPGIETSLQTLHRRAARLMKVELRFPERLIGRNTETSMQAGLMYGSVEMVQGLVKRISAELGDTPKVILTGGLAPVMVPKLPADYRLDAHLTLHGMRLIYQRVATAH; encoded by the coding sequence ATGTTACTCGCGATTGACATTGGCAACACGCAGGTGGTGACGGGTCTGTTTCAGGACGACAAGTTCCTGCACAGTTGGCGCTTCAGCAGCAGTGTGAGCCGCACAGCGGACGAGTGCTGGGCTCTGCTTCACTCCCTTGCTGCCGCCGACGGCCTCGACCTTGCCCAGGTCAAGGGGAGCATCATCTCCTCGGTGGTCCCCAACTTGACGCTCATCATCGACGCAATGATCAGGGAGCGCCTGCACCACGAACCGATCGTGGTGAGCGCTCGCCTCGACCTCGGCATAAAGATCCACTACGACGACCCATCGACCGTGGGGGCTGACCGTCTCTGCAACGCCGTGGGAGGATATGCCCGCTACGGCGGCCCGCTCATCATCGTCGACTTTGGCACCGCCACTACCTTTGACGTGGTCTCTGAGGAGGGAGATTATCTTGGCGGCATCATCGCTCCGGGCATCGAGACGTCCCTCCAGACGCTCCATCGCCGCGCAGCGCGCCTCATGAAGGTGGAATTGCGCTTCCCAGAGCGATTGATTGGACGCAACACCGAGACAAGCATGCAGGCCGGCCTCATGTATGGCAGTGTGGAGATGGTGCAAGGACTGGTGAAGAGAATCTCAGCAGAACTCGGCGACACGCCAAAGGTGATTCTCACCGGCGGGCTGGCCCCGGTCATGGTGCCAAAACTCCCGGCTGACTACCGTCTTGACGCCCATCTGACCCTGCACGGCATGCGCCTGATCTACCAGCGGGTAGCTACAGCGCACTGA